The Maridesulfovibrio ferrireducens genomic sequence CCTGTACAGCCTTGGGGGCAACGTACTTTACGAGGAACAGAGCCATAGTGGCTACGGCTGCTGCAATCCCGATCAGTATTGAAGTGTTCAGACTAAGTTCGAATCCGATTTTAGCCTGCATGATGAATGTTACAACCACTGCTGTCATGAAGGTGGCAGGGATGGATGCAATCCAGTGCAGTTTTGCGCGCTGTCCCAGGTAAACAGCTGCGGTCCAGAGCACCAGCATAGACAGACATTGATTTGAGAATCCGAAGTATCTCCAGATTGAGGTGAAGTTCTGAGTGGAAATTACATATCCAAGAGCGAACAGAGGAACCGCAATTAGCAGACGTTTGATTGCAGGGCCCTGATCAAGTTTGAATGTTTCAGCTACAATAAGACGTGTGCTGCGGAATGCAGTGTCGCCGCTGGTGATGGGCAGGATAACAACAGCGATGATTGCGAAGATTCCGCCTACAGGTCCGAGAAGTGCGTTTGCAGCCTGTGAAACTACAGCAGAAGGGCTGCCGGAGGCGATAACAGCGTTCATAGCTTCAGGGGAGTCATAGAAAGACAAACCTATAGTACACCAGATAAGCGCGATGACACCTTCAATGATCATTGCACCGTAGAATACTGAACGGCCTTCTTTTTCATTTTTTACACAGCGAGCCATAAGTGGCGACTGTGTTGCATGGAATCCGCTGATTGCTCCGCACGAGAGAGTGATGAAGAGCAGAGGCCACATTGGTTTTCCGGTGGGGCTGGTGTTAACGGCAAAGTCAAGGTTAGGCAGAAATGCGTGATCACTGAACATGAGTGCAACTGCAATTGCGATAGTCATGACCAGTAACAGCGCTCCGAAAAGCG encodes the following:
- a CDS encoding carbon starvation protein A, translating into MLFFFACVASLIVGYLIYGKFVDNVFGPDGNRTTPAYTMRDDVDYMPMPKWKLMFIQVLDIAGIGPIFGPILGALYGPAALIWIVIGCIFGGAVHDYFSGMLSIRNNGASVPELVGEYLGMPARHVMRVFAFVLLMLVGVVFVLSPAKLLTGLTGINTGILVACIFAYYFLATILPIDKLIGKLYPLFGALLLVMTIAIAVALMFSDHAFLPNLDFAVNTSPTGKPMWPLLFITLSCGAISGFHATQSPLMARCVKNEKEGRSVFYGAMIIEGVIALIWCTIGLSFYDSPEAMNAVIASGSPSAVVSQAANALLGPVGGIFAIIAVVILPITSGDTAFRSTRLIVAETFKLDQGPAIKRLLIAVPLFALGYVISTQNFTSIWRYFGFSNQCLSMLVLWTAAVYLGQRAKLHWIASIPATFMTAVVVTFIMQAKIGFELSLNTSILIGIAAAVATMALFLVKYVAPKAVQES